One genomic window of Polyangium aurulentum includes the following:
- a CDS encoding SulP family inorganic anion transporter — protein sequence MTLEDDVGKDHLRFDAAAGLVVFLVAVPLCLGIALASGAPLLSGLISGIVGGVLVGLLSGSEVSVSGPAVGLTVIVAGAIQNLGSYGAFLAAVVVAGCLQVTFGFLRLGVLADYVPTSVIKGMLAAIGIVLVLKQIPHALGRDLDFEADMSFIEIGGRENSLTAIIKALLSASFPAILVSGASLAALLGWERIVAARVTALRLVPAPLVGIVVGTLLNELLRIVANGFHLQGDQGHLVSLPHFGSPVALFNELHRPDWAMLKNERVYSTGLTLAAVASIETLLALEAAQKLDRYKRIVSPQRELMAQGVGNVVAGLLGGLPIASVVVRTSTNVYAGSRTRWSNVFHGILLLVAVLFLGRVLSRVPLAAVAAILIVIGLKLAPGEHFKEMWRQGWESFLPFAVTIVAIVFTDLLTGTIIGLCLGVFYLMRANSRSAMTLVSQDDYYMLRFNKDISFVHKAELREKLARIPEGATLIVDGTRALYLDRDAFDVLDDFQETAKFKDIKVEFKNLSGKRPMKLARSASHG from the coding sequence ATGACCCTCGAGGATGACGTCGGTAAAGATCACCTTCGCTTCGACGCTGCGGCTGGTCTCGTCGTCTTTCTCGTCGCCGTCCCGCTCTGCCTGGGCATCGCCCTCGCCTCCGGCGCGCCCCTGCTCTCCGGCCTCATCTCCGGCATCGTCGGAGGCGTCCTCGTCGGCTTGCTCTCCGGCTCCGAGGTCAGCGTCAGCGGCCCCGCGGTCGGGCTCACCGTCATCGTCGCCGGGGCCATCCAGAACCTCGGCAGCTATGGCGCCTTCCTCGCGGCCGTCGTCGTCGCCGGCTGCCTCCAGGTCACCTTCGGCTTTTTGCGCCTCGGCGTCCTCGCCGACTACGTGCCCACCTCGGTCATCAAGGGCATGCTCGCCGCGATCGGCATCGTCCTCGTCCTCAAGCAGATCCCCCACGCCCTCGGCCGCGACCTCGATTTCGAGGCCGACATGAGCTTCATCGAGATCGGCGGCCGTGAAAATAGCCTCACCGCCATCATCAAGGCCCTGCTCAGCGCGAGCTTCCCGGCCATCCTCGTCTCGGGCGCCTCCCTGGCCGCCCTGCTCGGCTGGGAGAGGATCGTCGCCGCGCGCGTGACCGCCCTGCGCCTCGTCCCCGCCCCGCTCGTCGGCATCGTCGTCGGCACGCTCCTCAATGAGCTGCTCCGCATCGTCGCCAATGGCTTCCATCTCCAGGGCGACCAGGGCCACCTCGTCTCGCTGCCGCATTTCGGCTCGCCGGTCGCGCTCTTCAACGAATTGCACCGGCCCGACTGGGCCATGCTGAAGAACGAGCGCGTCTATTCCACCGGCCTGACCCTCGCCGCCGTCGCGAGCATCGAGACCCTCCTCGCGCTCGAGGCCGCGCAGAAGCTCGACCGTTACAAGCGCATCGTCTCCCCCCAGCGCGAGCTGATGGCCCAGGGCGTCGGCAACGTCGTGGCGGGCTTGCTCGGCGGGCTGCCGATCGCCTCCGTCGTCGTGCGCACCTCGACGAACGTCTATGCCGGCAGCCGCACCCGCTGGTCGAACGTCTTCCACGGCATTCTCCTGCTCGTGGCCGTGCTCTTTTTGGGCCGCGTGCTCAGCCGCGTGCCGCTCGCCGCGGTCGCGGCCATTCTCATCGTCATCGGCCTCAAGCTCGCGCCGGGCGAGCACTTCAAGGAGATGTGGCGGCAGGGCTGGGAGTCTTTCCTCCCCTTCGCCGTCACCATCGTCGCGATCGTCTTCACCGACCTGCTCACCGGCACCATCATCGGCCTGTGCCTCGGCGTGTTTTACCTCATGCGCGCCAACAGCCGCTCGGCCATGACCCTGGTCAGCCAGGACGATTACTACATGCTGCGCTTCAACAAGGATATCTCCTTCGTGCACAAGGCCGAGCTGAGGGAGAAGCTCGCGCGCATCCCCGAGGGCGCGACGCTCATCGTCGACGGCACGCGCGCGCTCTATCTCGACAGGGACGCATTCGACGTCCTCGACGACTTCCAGGAGACGGCCAAGTTCAAGGATATCAAGGTGGAATTCAAGAACCTGAGCGGCAAGCGGCCCATGAAGCTCGCGCGGAGTGCAAGCCATGGATGA
- a CDS encoding TlpA family protein disulfide reductase produces the protein MKTGAIIAQFSFILVAAATVFGFVSVAKRDRARSSCTALCAFAPAYAGRDRIAPDFELPDIDGKPVRLSSYRGKTVFLNFWTETCAPCKEEMPSIANLAKVARGRKDFVVVTVTTDEDRQKVRDLLSVLLEGEVPFPVLFDPEAKIVGGKYGTKLFPETWVIDKDGIIRARFDGARDWSAALAVEIGETVSKPGGGCPIDFVMGVPRGENAGLCGDDS, from the coding sequence ATGAAGACAGGCGCCATCATCGCCCAGTTCTCGTTCATCCTGGTGGCAGCCGCGACCGTCTTCGGGTTCGTGAGCGTCGCCAAGCGAGACCGGGCCCGCTCGAGCTGCACCGCCCTCTGCGCCTTCGCGCCCGCCTACGCAGGCCGCGACCGCATCGCGCCCGACTTCGAGCTGCCGGACATCGACGGCAAGCCCGTCCGCCTCTCGTCCTACCGCGGCAAGACGGTCTTCTTGAACTTCTGGACCGAGACGTGCGCGCCCTGCAAGGAGGAGATGCCCTCGATCGCGAACCTCGCCAAGGTCGCCAGGGGCCGTAAAGACTTCGTGGTCGTCACCGTCACGACCGACGAGGATCGCCAGAAGGTGCGCGACCTGCTCAGCGTGCTGCTCGAGGGCGAGGTGCCCTTCCCCGTGCTCTTCGACCCCGAGGCCAAGATCGTCGGCGGCAAGTACGGCACCAAGCTCTTCCCGGAGACGTGGGTCATCGACAAGGACGGCATCATCCGGGCGCGCTTCGACGGCGCGCGCGACTGGTCGGCCGCGCTCGCCGTCGAGATCGGCGAGACGGTCAGCAAGCCCGGCGGAGGCTGCCCGATCGACTTCGTGATGGGCGTGCCGCGCGGCGAAAATGCCGGTCTCTGCGGCGACGATAGCTAG
- the lepB gene encoding signal peptidase I, which translates to MQKLGKLLAWTVGILLAIVVVLRLLVLTAWKVPDDAALAASIAPTMSSGDTVLILTRGTPGFGDLVRCPDPDDASKFVVGRIVGVEGDVVEIQGRQLSVNGKSYNPGQGCPPREYTTRHPNTGAEVELECGVVQMGGGFHYRGKAKTGVAPVSTRTEVGRGMVFLLSDDIDFHDDSRDFGTVERSKCGERIFFRLWSARGWSDADARLSLIR; encoded by the coding sequence ATGCAGAAGCTCGGCAAACTGCTCGCCTGGACCGTGGGCATCCTGCTCGCGATCGTGGTCGTCCTGCGCTTGCTCGTCCTGACGGCGTGGAAGGTGCCGGACGACGCGGCGCTCGCGGCTTCGATCGCGCCCACGATGAGCAGCGGCGACACCGTCCTGATCCTCACGCGAGGGACGCCCGGCTTCGGCGATCTCGTCCGCTGCCCCGACCCCGACGACGCATCGAAGTTCGTGGTCGGCCGCATCGTGGGCGTCGAGGGCGACGTCGTCGAGATCCAGGGTCGCCAGCTCTCTGTCAACGGCAAGTCGTACAATCCGGGCCAGGGCTGTCCGCCCCGCGAGTACACGACCCGCCACCCCAACACCGGGGCCGAAGTCGAGCTCGAGTGCGGGGTGGTCCAGATGGGCGGGGGCTTCCACTACCGAGGAAAGGCCAAGACCGGGGTCGCGCCCGTGAGCACCCGTACCGAAGTCGGCAGGGGGATGGTTTTTCTCCTGAGCGACGACATCGACTTCCACGACGATTCGCGCGACTTTGGCACGGTGGAACGATCGAAGTGCGGCGAGAGGATCTTCTTTCGCCTCTGGAGTGCGCGCGGGTGGTCGGACGCCGATGCTCGGCTGTCGTTGATCCGTTAG
- a CDS encoding trypsin-like serine peptidase: MSIALLAGCGRAGNKPAQVATPASHGEAEDRPFQWQPPVELEVENEETPVVRLVGDVTCSGTLIAEDLVLTAHHCVSARDENGKVIGKDRDPESITVELGGDDLPWGEVKVRAIVSPDCGYASGHGDIAILVLDRKLIGIPTLNPRLEALPTKNERVFPIGFGRCALGRGPIHRVKREGGNVLQVRSGDFVSVASICPGDSGGPAYSPDTNDVIGVVSASVMDGDDMTSAPSIFTRLDIWRELFSAARGIADGMSSSELPPFRSCKPQP, translated from the coding sequence TTGTCGATCGCGCTCCTCGCTGGCTGTGGCCGCGCTGGTAACAAGCCCGCGCAGGTCGCGACGCCGGCGTCACACGGCGAGGCCGAAGATCGGCCCTTCCAATGGCAGCCGCCCGTCGAGCTGGAAGTCGAGAACGAGGAGACGCCCGTCGTTCGCCTCGTCGGGGACGTGACGTGCAGCGGCACGCTGATCGCCGAAGACCTCGTCCTCACGGCGCACCACTGCGTCTCCGCCCGCGACGAGAACGGCAAGGTGATCGGCAAGGACCGCGATCCCGAGAGCATCACCGTCGAGCTCGGCGGCGACGACCTGCCCTGGGGCGAGGTCAAGGTGCGCGCGATCGTCTCCCCCGACTGCGGCTACGCGTCCGGTCACGGCGACATCGCGATCCTCGTGCTCGACCGCAAGCTCATCGGCATCCCCACGCTGAACCCGCGCCTCGAGGCGCTGCCGACGAAGAACGAGCGGGTTTTCCCGATCGGCTTCGGCCGTTGCGCGCTCGGCCGAGGCCCGATTCACCGCGTCAAACGCGAGGGCGGCAACGTCTTGCAGGTGCGCAGCGGCGACTTCGTCTCGGTGGCGTCCATCTGCCCCGGCGACTCGGGCGGACCTGCGTACAGCCCCGACACGAACGACGTCATCGGCGTCGTGTCCGCGTCGGTGATGGATGGCGACGACATGACGAGCGCGCCTTCGATCTTCACGCGCCTCGACATCTGGCGCGAGCTGTTCAGCGCCGCCCGCGGCATCGCCGACGGCATGAGCTCGAGCGAGCTGCCGCCCTTCCGGAGCTGCAAGCCGCAGCCCTGA
- a CDS encoding FHA domain-containing protein produces the protein MEQARNYVCRSCSSSVPSGHKFCGRCGTGVPIEILNAQTLFFGDMQNPAKAKLILIRGEGMDGLSFHLKADQHIVGRNGQLVFPDDPFVSPKHANFFYRDGKLVVRDEGSLNGVYIRVRGTVDISPGDTFLAGEQLFRLDPTPRASDGQDPDGTYFYSSPKHPSPFRLTQILQGGAVGMTVCARGTSLQIGREGGDLNFPGDLYMSGSHCRIEENGGKFSLADLNSRNGTYVRIKSERELVHGDYLFIGRKLLRVELNTN, from the coding sequence ATGGAGCAAGCCCGTAACTACGTCTGCCGTTCCTGCTCGAGCAGCGTCCCCTCGGGCCACAAGTTCTGCGGGCGATGCGGGACTGGGGTTCCGATCGAGATCCTCAACGCCCAGACGCTCTTCTTCGGGGACATGCAGAACCCCGCGAAGGCGAAGCTCATCCTCATCCGCGGCGAAGGGATGGATGGGCTCAGCTTCCACCTCAAGGCCGACCAGCACATCGTCGGCCGCAACGGTCAGCTCGTCTTCCCTGACGATCCGTTCGTCTCGCCGAAGCACGCGAACTTCTTCTACCGAGACGGCAAGCTCGTCGTGCGCGACGAGGGCTCGCTCAACGGCGTGTACATCCGCGTGCGCGGCACCGTCGACATCTCGCCGGGCGACACGTTCCTCGCGGGCGAGCAGCTCTTCCGCCTCGACCCGACCCCGCGCGCGTCCGACGGCCAGGATCCGGACGGCACCTACTTCTACTCGTCGCCCAAGCACCCGAGCCCCTTCCGCCTCACGCAGATCCTGCAAGGCGGCGCCGTGGGCATGACCGTGTGCGCGCGCGGCACGAGCCTTCAGATCGGCCGCGAGGGCGGCGACCTGAACTTCCCCGGCGATCTGTACATGTCCGGCTCGCACTGCCGCATCGAAGAGAACGGCGGCAAGTTCTCGCTCGCCGACTTGAACAGCCGCAACGGCACCTACGTGCGCATCAAGAGCGAGCGCGAGCTCGTTCACGGCGACTACCTCTTCATCGGACGCAAGCTGCTCCGGGTCGAGCTCAACACCAACTAG
- the can gene encoding carbonate dehydratase, which translates to MEAYKKLLLCNKAWVAERLAIREDYFERMVAHQTPAFMWIGCSDSRVPAEDITGTEPGELFVHRNVANLVIHTDFNMLSVLQYAVEVLEVKHIIVCGHYGCGGVRNAMSNKSLGLINKWLRHIKDVYRTHRRDLETIPDFDQRHDKLVEFNVREQVQNLAETSIVQQSWARHGRPFLHGWVYDLKTGYLKELALMKAGAQLEDIYRYDFGPPKE; encoded by the coding sequence ATGGAAGCCTACAAGAAGCTCCTGCTCTGCAACAAGGCGTGGGTCGCCGAGCGGCTCGCCATTCGCGAAGACTACTTCGAGCGAATGGTCGCCCACCAGACCCCCGCATTCATGTGGATCGGCTGCTCCGACAGCCGCGTCCCCGCCGAGGACATCACCGGCACCGAGCCCGGCGAGCTGTTCGTCCACAGGAACGTCGCGAACCTCGTCATCCACACCGACTTCAACATGCTCTCGGTCCTCCAGTACGCCGTCGAGGTGCTCGAGGTGAAGCACATCATCGTGTGCGGCCATTACGGCTGCGGCGGCGTCCGCAATGCGATGTCGAACAAGAGCCTCGGCCTCATCAACAAATGGCTCCGCCACATCAAGGACGTCTACCGCACCCACCGCCGCGACCTCGAGACCATCCCCGACTTCGACCAGCGCCACGACAAGCTCGTCGAGTTCAACGTCCGCGAGCAGGTGCAGAACCTCGCCGAGACCTCCATCGTCCAGCAATCCTGGGCACGCCACGGCCGCCCTTTCCTTCACGGCTGGGTGTACGACCTCAAGACCGGCTACCTGAAAGAATTGGCCCTCATGAAAGCCGGCGCCCAGCTCGAGGATATTTACCGTTACGATTTCGGCCCGCCCAAGGAGTAG
- a CDS encoding GbsR/MarR family transcriptional regulator codes for MSSQSPADGPDADRDPRVVAARQALLEGVGAEIAASFPGITRLGGQVVAALYLSDGPRSMDELSLELGRSKSNIFANLRGLEAAGIIERRREAGSRHDTYTLRGKYPDVIIGAYLARLRRVVQDKRTLSRRALALLGDAEGEEANALRGRLDDLSRKYDLFADLMDRYIPNIDGPVDLERLIAHIPDSVLRALAGAVRAAWSIAEALGDKLGSTGKRPSKKR; via the coding sequence ATGAGCTCGCAAAGTCCAGCGGACGGCCCCGACGCCGATCGTGATCCGCGCGTCGTCGCCGCGCGGCAGGCGTTGCTCGAGGGCGTGGGCGCCGAGATCGCCGCCTCCTTCCCCGGCATCACCAGGCTCGGCGGTCAGGTCGTCGCCGCCCTCTACCTCTCCGACGGCCCGCGCTCGATGGACGAGCTGAGCCTCGAGCTCGGCCGCTCGAAGAGCAACATCTTCGCGAACCTGCGCGGGCTCGAAGCCGCGGGCATCATCGAGCGGCGTCGCGAGGCCGGCTCGCGGCACGACACGTACACGCTGCGCGGCAAGTACCCCGACGTGATCATCGGCGCCTACCTCGCGCGGCTCCGTCGGGTGGTGCAGGACAAACGCACCCTTTCACGTCGCGCGCTCGCGCTGCTCGGCGACGCCGAGGGCGAGGAGGCGAACGCGCTGCGCGGCCGCCTCGACGACCTCTCGCGCAAGTACGACCTCTTCGCCGATCTGATGGACCGCTACATCCCGAACATCGACGGCCCGGTCGATCTCGAGCGGCTCATCGCGCACATCCCCGACAGCGTGCTGCGCGCGCTGGCAGGCGCCGTGCGCGCGGCGTGGTCGATCGCCGAGGCCCTCGGCGACAAGCTCGGATCCACCGGCAAGCGCCCGAGCAAGAAGCGCTGA
- a CDS encoding glutaredoxin family protein: MKTVTLYTREKCHLCHDALEALERVRQSMPFELSIKDLDHDAPADKRAAYDWEVPVIELDGRKIMKYHVDEARLVRLLGDGS; this comes from the coding sequence ATGAAGACCGTCACGCTCTACACGCGCGAGAAATGCCACCTCTGCCACGACGCGCTCGAAGCCCTCGAGCGCGTGCGGCAGAGCATGCCCTTCGAGCTGTCGATCAAGGACCTCGACCACGACGCGCCCGCCGACAAGCGCGCCGCCTACGACTGGGAGGTGCCCGTGATCGAGCTGGATGGGCGCAAGATCATGAAGTACCACGTCGATGAAGCGCGCCTCGTGCGGCTGCTCGGCGACGGCTCGTGA
- the proB gene encoding glutamate 5-kinase → MPDRSFPPPAPDDPAHARDVLRKTRRAIVKIGSKSLTGDAWDRLAADVAAFRNGASRGASRNIVIVSSGAIALGVTKLGLKSRPKDMAWLQAAAAAGQSILMQRYESAFEKVAIPVAQVLLTHADLADRTRTNNARNALAALLEAGAVPIINENDAVAVEEIKFGDNDQLAAMVTPLVDADLLLLLSDVEGLLDENGRRVPLVRSVARDARHLAGASTSGVGTGGMSSKVEAARRATLAGAHVVIASAREPGILPRVLAGEDVGTFFPAVPQRLSARKHWIAYTLRPRGAIVVDRGAADAILSKNRSILAVGVLGARGTFQPGDAISIIDPDGREIARGLSRLSASDAARVAGQKRDEEGEDVLVHRDDLVVLPAE, encoded by the coding sequence ATGCCTGATCGCTCCTTCCCTCCTCCCGCCCCCGACGACCCCGCCCACGCGCGCGACGTCCTGCGCAAGACCCGCCGCGCGATCGTCAAGATCGGCTCCAAGAGCCTCACCGGCGACGCCTGGGATCGCCTCGCCGCCGATGTCGCCGCCTTCCGCAACGGCGCCTCGCGCGGGGCGAGCCGCAACATCGTCATCGTCTCGAGCGGCGCCATCGCCCTCGGCGTGACCAAGCTCGGCCTGAAATCGCGCCCGAAGGACATGGCCTGGCTGCAAGCCGCCGCCGCCGCCGGCCAGAGCATCCTCATGCAGCGCTACGAGAGCGCCTTCGAGAAGGTCGCGATCCCCGTCGCGCAGGTGCTCCTCACGCACGCCGACCTCGCCGACCGCACCCGCACGAACAACGCGCGCAACGCCCTCGCCGCGCTCCTCGAAGCCGGCGCCGTGCCCATCATCAACGAGAACGACGCCGTCGCCGTCGAGGAGATCAAGTTCGGCGACAACGACCAGCTCGCGGCCATGGTGACGCCGCTCGTCGACGCCGACCTGCTCCTGCTCCTCTCCGACGTCGAGGGCCTGCTCGACGAGAACGGCCGCCGCGTCCCGCTCGTCCGCAGCGTCGCCCGCGACGCGCGCCACCTCGCGGGCGCCTCTACCTCGGGCGTCGGCACCGGCGGCATGTCGAGCAAGGTCGAGGCTGCGCGACGCGCCACGCTCGCAGGCGCGCACGTCGTCATCGCCTCCGCCCGCGAGCCGGGCATCCTGCCGCGCGTGCTCGCCGGCGAGGACGTCGGCACCTTCTTCCCCGCCGTCCCCCAGCGCCTCTCCGCCCGGAAGCACTGGATCGCCTACACGCTGCGCCCCCGCGGCGCGATCGTCGTCGACCGCGGCGCCGCCGACGCCATTCTCTCGAAGAACCGCAGCATCCTCGCCGTCGGCGTCCTCGGCGCGCGCGGCACGTTCCAGCCCGGCGACGCCATCTCCATCATCGACCCAGACGGCCGCGAGATCGCCCGCGGCCTGAGCCGCCTGTCCGCGAGCGACGCCGCCCGCGTCGCCGGACAGAAGCGCGACGAGGAGGGCGAAGACGTCCTCGTCCACCGTGACGACCTGGTCGTCCTCCCCGCCGAATAG